From a single Flavobacteriales bacterium genomic region:
- a CDS encoding energy transducer TonB gives MKIPVVLFLHAAFSVACVAQDTTYFKDFGRSFQVDEQNAKYMEVVSLTEDSVTSYMLSEYPKGKPMDEKHYRGEYPVGVWRSYDHKGKLLAERNFDKLVYTSCASKITDGRLVPPDTTKVQVQPEFKGGLDELYKFLGTTVRYPQEAKEAGIMGKVYVEAIITEAGKWETQCIKRSADPYLDYEAWRVLELMPDWTPGTQDSEPVRVRYILPMNFTLG, from the coding sequence ATGAAAATTCCAGTTGTTCTATTCTTGCATGCCGCGTTCTCCGTTGCATGTGTTGCCCAGGATACCACGTATTTCAAGGACTTTGGTCGTTCATTCCAAGTGGATGAGCAAAATGCCAAATACATGGAAGTGGTCAGCCTGACGGAAGATTCCGTGACGTCATATATGCTGTCCGAATATCCGAAAGGGAAGCCTATGGATGAAAAGCATTACCGTGGAGAATACCCTGTAGGCGTTTGGCGGAGCTACGACCATAAAGGCAAACTGCTGGCAGAACGGAATTTCGACAAGCTTGTTTATACGAGTTGTGCCAGCAAAATAACCGATGGCAGGTTGGTGCCACCTGACACAACGAAGGTACAAGTTCAACCTGAATTCAAAGGCGGTTTGGACGAACTCTACAAATTTCTCGGTACAACGGTGCGATACCCGCAAGAAGCAAAAGAAGCAGGCATCATGGGTAAAGTGTATGTGGAAGCCATAATTACAGAGGCAGGCAAATGGGAAACGCAATGCATTAAACGTTCTGCTGATCCTTATTTGGATTATGAGGCTTGGCGTGTTCTGGAATTGATGCCGGACTGGACACCTGGGACCCAAGATAGTGAGCCGGTCCGTGTGCGATACATCCTTCCGATGAACTTTACGTTAGGTTAG
- a CDS encoding phosphoheptose isomerase, with amino-acid sequence MATDLKEVLINGKKASPALPLEKKNFLIDIDGTISEDIPNEEPERMVDAALFDGALETCNKWYEDGHIITFFTSRLEEHREVTTAWLDKHGFKYHGILFGKPRGGNYHWIDNHIVRATRYNGKFTELVEKEEMVEVFKEH; translated from the coding sequence ATGGCCACAGATCTGAAAGAAGTACTGATCAACGGAAAAAAGGCAAGCCCTGCGCTACCGTTAGAAAAAAAGAATTTCTTGATCGATATTGACGGTACCATCAGCGAGGATATTCCGAATGAGGAACCTGAACGGATGGTGGATGCCGCATTATTCGATGGTGCCTTGGAGACATGCAATAAATGGTATGAAGATGGACATATCATTACATTCTTCACGTCACGATTGGAAGAACATCGTGAAGTAACCACGGCATGGTTGGATAAGCACGGTTTCAAGTATCACGGTATCCTATTCGGTAAGCCGCGAGGGGGCAACTATCATTGGATAGATAATCACATTGTTCGTGCAACGCGCTACAATGGGAAATTCACTGAACTTGTTGAAAAGGAAGAGATGGTCGAAGTGTTCAAGGAACACTGA
- a CDS encoding bifunctional 5,10-methylene-tetrahydrofolate dehydrogenase/5,10-methylene-tetrahydrofolate cyclohydrolase (catalyzes the formation of 5,10-methenyltetrahydrofolate from 5,10-methylenetetrahydrofolate and subsequent formation of 10-formyltetrahydrofolate from 5,10-methenyltetrahydrofolate): MTEVAKYQLLDGNRASEAIRNEITKYAKEVKEKRGRAPHLAAVLVGNDGASKTYVNAKVKACESVGFHSTLIRLPESTNEDELLARIKELNRDMELDGFIVQLPLPSHIDPDHVIMAIDPRKDVDGFHPQNVGNMTLGLPGFLPATPSGILELLKHYRIETAGKHCVVVGRSNIVGTPMSILMSRNSDPGNCTVTLTHSRTKDLAAITREADLLIVALGHPEFITVDMVKDGVMVVDVGIHRIADGSRKNGFRLVGDVKFDEVAPKCSWISPVPGGVGPMTITSLLLNTLKAAQGTA, translated from the coding sequence ATGACAGAAGTGGCCAAATACCAGCTATTGGACGGAAATCGCGCGTCCGAAGCCATACGCAACGAGATTACTAAGTATGCTAAAGAAGTAAAGGAAAAACGAGGGAGAGCACCCCATTTGGCTGCAGTGCTTGTGGGCAATGATGGAGCTAGCAAGACATACGTGAATGCAAAAGTGAAAGCCTGCGAGAGTGTTGGTTTCCACAGTACCTTGATCCGTTTACCGGAAAGTACGAACGAGGATGAATTGTTGGCTCGGATAAAGGAGCTCAACAGGGATATGGAGCTCGACGGCTTCATCGTTCAACTACCCTTGCCCTCTCATATCGATCCAGACCATGTGATCATGGCCATCGACCCTCGCAAGGATGTGGATGGATTCCACCCGCAGAACGTTGGGAATATGACGTTGGGATTGCCTGGTTTCCTACCTGCAACACCAAGCGGCATTTTGGAATTGCTGAAACATTATCGTATTGAGACCGCAGGTAAGCATTGTGTGGTAGTTGGTCGTAGCAACATCGTTGGCACACCCATGAGCATCTTAATGAGCCGCAATTCGGATCCTGGGAATTGCACGGTGACCTTAACGCACAGTCGCACTAAAGATCTAGCTGCGATAACACGGGAAGCGGATCTTCTTATCGTTGCGCTCGGACATCCGGAATTCATCACAGTTGATATGGTGAAAGATGGTGTAATGGTGGTCGACGTGGGCATCCACCGGATCGCAGACGGCTCTCGCAAGAACGGTTTCCGATTGGTCGGCGACGTAAAATTCGATGAAGTAGCACCAAAATGTTCATGGATCAGTCCGGTTCCTGGCGGAGTAGGGCCTATGACCATTACCAGTTTATTGTTGAATACACTGAAAGCAGCACAAGGAACGGCGTGA
- a CDS encoding CoA pyrophosphatase: MDEIYARLLSGLNSGLPGHDAFLEMSGYKRLDIEKARQLVPPPRESAVLALIYPRFKIPHIMLMERPEYEGVHSGQISFPGGKSEEYDASLQDTALREFSEETGAHAVIEILGQLTPVYIPPSKLMVTPFVGFTHEIGPLLPDPREVASLIECPLDHILRPDIIKHREQFIQIMGGKIQVPYFELQGHAVWGATAMMIAELRVLLSAKG; encoded by the coding sequence ATGGACGAGATCTACGCTCGTTTACTTTCCGGCCTGAATAGTGGCCTTCCTGGACATGATGCTTTCTTGGAAATGTCCGGATACAAGCGGTTGGATATAGAGAAGGCCCGCCAATTGGTTCCGCCGCCGCGTGAAAGTGCGGTACTCGCATTGATCTATCCGCGCTTCAAAATTCCGCATATCATGCTGATGGAGCGCCCGGAGTATGAAGGTGTGCATAGCGGACAGATCTCCTTCCCCGGTGGCAAATCAGAGGAATATGATGCCTCATTACAAGACACCGCTCTTCGCGAGTTCAGTGAAGAAACGGGAGCACATGCAGTGATAGAAATACTGGGCCAATTGACACCCGTGTATATACCACCAAGCAAGTTAATGGTAACACCTTTTGTTGGATTCACACATGAAATTGGGCCATTGTTACCGGATCCGCGTGAGGTCGCCTCGCTGATCGAATGTCCGTTGGATCATATTCTACGACCCGATATCATCAAACACAGAGAGCAGTTCATCCAGATCATGGGTGGTAAAATACAAGTACCTTATTTCGAGCTCCAAGGTCATGCCGTATGGGGCGCTACTGCTATGATGATCGCAGAGTTGCGGGTGTTATTAAGCGCGAAGGGCTAA
- a CDS encoding carbonic anhydrase produces the protein MEFYKQVFENNKKWIKDKEASDKDFFKHLAEGQNPEILYIGCSDSRATAEELMGARPGQVFVHRNIANVVGSADLNSLSVIQYAVAHLKVKHIVVCGHYFCGGVKAAMKAQDLGILNPWLRYIRDVYRIHRNELNSISDEDARYRRLVELNVEEQCINVIKTAVVQKAYIASGMPSIHGWVFDIRTGELIDLKIDFEQKMKLIREIYDLG, from the coding sequence ATGGAATTCTACAAGCAAGTATTCGAGAATAACAAAAAGTGGATCAAGGATAAAGAAGCTTCTGACAAGGACTTCTTCAAGCACTTGGCAGAAGGTCAAAATCCAGAGATCCTGTACATCGGTTGCAGCGATAGTAGAGCCACAGCCGAAGAACTTATGGGTGCACGACCAGGTCAGGTATTCGTTCACAGGAACATTGCGAATGTTGTTGGTTCCGCCGATCTGAACTCACTGAGCGTTATTCAATATGCTGTAGCCCATTTGAAAGTGAAGCACATTGTGGTCTGTGGTCATTATTTCTGCGGAGGCGTTAAGGCAGCCATGAAAGCCCAGGATCTCGGCATTCTGAATCCTTGGCTACGCTACATCCGCGATGTGTACAGGATACATCGAAATGAATTGAATTCCATTTCGGATGAAGATGCGCGCTATCGCCGATTGGTGGAATTGAATGTCGAAGAGCAATGCATCAACGTTATCAAGACAGCTGTTGTGCAGAAAGCCTATATCGCTTCCGGTATGCCATCCATACACGGTTGGGTATTCGATATACGTACTGGAGAGTTGATCGATCTTAAGATCGACTTCGAACAGAAAATGAAGCTTATTCGAGAGATCTATGACCTTGGGTAA
- the lepB gene encoding signal peptidase I, whose translation MINPWLGALVHALVLLVIMHFFVVRWVTVQSTSMYATLKPGDLLMVWRWPLWTGIDRNDIVVFRDPLRDDLLKSNRPLLVKRIVGVPGDIVMIRKGHLSINGIEEQFPSTGTFSYLVRLKEGRSPDALLKYLGLQRGSVQAGHLFIELPLNPQLAMEIMDHPDVVNVESMSTATGSPRHIFPFNPRFSWNSDEYGPLKIPGQGDTVTITIDNLPLYDRLISKYEGHELSADGDVLLLDGKPLTTYVVERDYYFVLGDARHNSSDSRYWGFLPTDHVVGVGGPVLMSKGAFGSK comes from the coding sequence ATGATCAACCCTTGGCTGGGTGCACTCGTGCACGCGTTGGTCCTACTCGTTATTATGCACTTTTTCGTTGTCCGCTGGGTAACCGTACAAAGCACGAGCATGTATGCGACATTGAAACCCGGTGATCTTCTCATGGTGTGGCGTTGGCCGCTGTGGACCGGAATTGATCGGAACGACATTGTTGTTTTTCGTGATCCGCTGCGTGATGATCTGCTCAAAAGCAACAGACCGTTATTGGTGAAGAGGATCGTTGGTGTTCCCGGGGATATCGTAATGATCCGTAAAGGCCATTTATCCATTAACGGAATTGAAGAGCAATTCCCTTCCACCGGTACATTCAGCTATTTGGTGCGCCTGAAAGAAGGGCGTTCACCTGATGCCTTGCTGAAGTACTTAGGCCTTCAGCGGGGCTCTGTGCAGGCAGGTCATTTATTCATTGAGCTTCCATTGAATCCTCAGCTGGCAATGGAGATCATGGACCACCCGGATGTGGTGAATGTGGAATCGATGAGCACTGCTACCGGATCACCACGTCATATTTTTCCGTTCAATCCACGGTTCAGTTGGAACTCCGATGAGTATGGACCTCTTAAGATCCCGGGACAGGGCGATACGGTCACCATCACCATCGACAACTTGCCGCTCTATGATCGCTTGATCAGCAAGTACGAAGGGCATGAATTATCAGCTGATGGCGATGTTCTACTGCTGGATGGCAAACCGTTGACGACCTATGTGGTGGAACGTGACTACTACTTCGTTCTAGGTGATGCCAGACACAATAGCTCAGATTCCCGCTACTGGGGATTCTTGCCGACGGACCATGTAGTCGGTGTCGGTGGGCCGGTCCTAATGAGTAAAGGCGCTTTCGGTTCGAAATAA
- a CDS encoding putative metal-dependent hydrolase has product MATDTLEQLKYPIGKFVRGTKAVTPKRIVECIEVISAFPQVLRKEVDQLADAQLDTRYRPEGWTIRQLVHHIADSHGQSLQRFKLALTEEKPVIKPYKEALWAEHTDARSMPVEPSLQIIAGTHARWVVLLKSMTPTEFDKVFVHPEQNREITLSEALELYVWHSNHHMAHITGLKKRTGW; this is encoded by the coding sequence ATGGCCACGGACACACTCGAACAATTAAAATACCCGATCGGCAAATTCGTTCGCGGCACAAAGGCTGTAACACCGAAGCGTATAGTCGAATGCATCGAAGTGATCAGCGCCTTTCCGCAGGTATTGCGCAAAGAGGTCGATCAATTAGCGGATGCTCAATTGGACACACGCTACCGTCCTGAAGGCTGGACAATTAGGCAATTGGTACATCATATCGCGGATAGCCACGGTCAAAGTTTGCAACGCTTCAAACTTGCGTTAACAGAAGAAAAGCCCGTGATCAAACCATACAAAGAAGCATTGTGGGCGGAGCACACGGATGCACGCTCTATGCCAGTGGAACCTTCGTTACAGATCATTGCCGGTACGCATGCGCGCTGGGTGGTGTTGCTGAAGAGCATGACTCCGACTGAATTTGACAAGGTCTTTGTACACCCTGAACAGAACCGCGAGATCACCTTAAGCGAAGCCTTGGAACTCTATGTATGGCATTCGAACCATCACATGGCGCACATCACCGGATTAAAGAAAAGGACCGGTTGGTAG
- a CDS encoding PIN domain-containing protein, whose amino-acid sequence MRIFLDANVLVTVLCNEYPRFTECARVLSLCDDKRFHVYTSPLCIAIAHYYSEKKNGAKLARKKAELLVEKLKITTMNELCAQRTMANKQVLDIEDGFEYYSAVDAKCNAIITYNKGDFHFSDIEVLDGMEFLLKYAVKK is encoded by the coding sequence ATGCGCATCTTTTTGGATGCCAACGTTCTTGTTACCGTTCTGTGTAACGAATATCCACGTTTTACCGAATGTGCACGGGTATTGAGCCTATGCGACGATAAGCGGTTCCACGTTTATACATCACCGCTGTGCATTGCTATTGCGCACTACTATTCAGAGAAGAAGAACGGTGCAAAGCTTGCACGTAAAAAGGCTGAGTTGTTGGTGGAGAAACTGAAGATAACCACCATGAACGAGCTATGCGCCCAGCGTACCATGGCCAACAAACAAGTGTTGGACATCGAAGATGGTTTCGAGTACTATTCGGCGGTTGATGCGAAGTGCAACGCCATAATCACATACAACAAAGGCGATTTTCACTTTAGCGACATAGAAGTTCTGGATGGCATGGAGTTCTTGCTTAAGTATGCGGTGAAAAAATAG
- a CDS encoding tetratricopeptide repeat protein produces MTYKHHIALIGVLFILDGTLCAQGGKAFLKEGDAFRAQNELSKAIERYDLAIDVDPKYIKAYLARAEVYQQMGRVVEGAADLRKASDLDPGEADLAVRAAQGYMTVDSPAVALRFLDRALKVDPKHMEAMQTKIRVCLALNDVDAAADAADKALGMKATTDTYYLHGLARMAVHDYTTAETDFDKVISWNHLYEPAYVALSETQLKLHDRYTGLTMQMRALEKAIEKCGTALELNPRSTDALFTRSKAFAMQKDYARAIDDISRCIALERTDKAVYHQRASYYHGFGQHQNAVNDLNKILLEDPNDVPELLLRAECKEANLDMNGALKDLDAASKLMDTEGSWPAEQRTEIEESRTRIAAAIFEMERESDAPDITLIEPFRKGDIAQVSAALNFVKVSGHVRDKSLLKSIKVNGVKADFTTDDKDPEFVISVPLSKDDRTITVQAIDVYDNLKAVAINVERSEGIAPSIVLTSPATSGDRTIMLEVGKNDVFIEGAVTDASLIRLVAVNGVNASYAPDQLNPEFSIKVELEKKEHFTVRAEDQYGNAAEANYSIIRKAAPVVVAAKPPKPEPTSPVRTGTTGITWVIAIENTNYKDFPALQGTASDVAKMNKAFANYSSQRTITKKNLSKEQLERFFNIELRDLVRVNKVNTVLVWYSGHGRTVSGKAYWVPVDAKRDDIYSYFNYGSLKRLMQNYSETVTNTLVVSDAAGSDPSFYELTR; encoded by the coding sequence ATGACCTATAAGCACCATATCGCGTTGATCGGTGTTCTGTTCATTTTGGACGGAACACTTTGCGCGCAGGGTGGTAAAGCGTTCTTGAAAGAAGGTGATGCGTTCCGGGCTCAGAACGAATTGAGCAAAGCAATAGAACGCTATGATCTTGCGATCGATGTGGACCCCAAGTATATAAAGGCCTATTTGGCAAGAGCCGAAGTCTACCAGCAGATGGGTCGCGTAGTGGAAGGAGCTGCGGACCTTAGGAAAGCCTCGGACCTTGATCCAGGAGAAGCTGACCTGGCTGTTCGGGCGGCGCAGGGGTATATGACGGTGGATAGTCCGGCAGTGGCACTTCGGTTCTTGGACCGCGCACTGAAAGTTGACCCCAAACACATGGAAGCCATGCAAACGAAAATACGCGTTTGCTTGGCGTTGAACGACGTGGATGCTGCTGCGGATGCGGCTGACAAAGCGTTGGGAATGAAAGCCACAACGGACACCTATTACCTGCATGGATTGGCACGCATGGCGGTACATGACTACACTACGGCAGAGACCGACTTTGACAAAGTGATCTCTTGGAACCACCTGTACGAACCTGCCTATGTCGCACTAAGCGAAACGCAACTGAAACTGCACGACCGGTATACGGGTCTTACCATGCAAATGCGTGCGTTGGAAAAGGCGATCGAGAAATGTGGAACCGCATTGGAGTTGAACCCGCGTAGTACCGATGCGTTATTCACACGCAGTAAAGCATTTGCGATGCAAAAGGATTACGCAAGAGCGATCGATGATATTAGCAGATGCATTGCCTTGGAACGAACTGATAAAGCGGTCTATCATCAACGCGCAAGCTACTATCACGGTTTTGGGCAACATCAGAATGCGGTGAATGACCTGAATAAGATACTACTGGAAGATCCGAATGATGTTCCGGAGTTATTGTTGCGGGCAGAATGCAAGGAAGCCAATCTGGATATGAACGGCGCGTTGAAAGACCTTGATGCTGCATCCAAACTGATGGATACAGAAGGATCATGGCCAGCGGAACAGCGCACTGAAATTGAAGAAAGCCGAACGCGGATCGCAGCTGCGATCTTCGAAATGGAACGAGAAAGTGATGCTCCGGACATTACGTTGATTGAACCCTTCCGAAAAGGAGACATTGCACAAGTGAGCGCGGCTTTGAATTTTGTGAAGGTTAGCGGGCACGTGCGCGATAAGAGCCTTCTGAAGAGCATTAAGGTCAATGGAGTAAAAGCGGATTTCACCACAGATGATAAGGATCCGGAGTTCGTGATCAGCGTTCCATTATCCAAGGACGATAGGACCATTACCGTGCAAGCGATAGACGTTTACGACAATTTGAAGGCCGTTGCGATCAATGTGGAACGTTCTGAAGGTATCGCCCCTAGCATCGTGCTCACATCCCCGGCAACCAGTGGTGATCGGACCATAATGCTAGAAGTCGGTAAGAATGATGTGTTCATTGAAGGCGCTGTTACCGATGCCAGCTTGATCCGTTTGGTGGCGGTTAATGGCGTAAATGCCAGTTATGCTCCCGATCAATTGAATCCTGAATTCAGTATTAAAGTTGAATTGGAAAAGAAGGAGCACTTCACGGTAAGGGCCGAAGACCAGTACGGTAATGCAGCGGAAGCGAATTATTCGATCATTCGAAAAGCCGCACCTGTGGTGGTAGCGGCGAAGCCACCAAAGCCTGAACCCACTTCCCCGGTGAGAACGGGTACCACAGGGATTACCTGGGTCATCGCGATCGAGAATACGAATTATAAGGATTTCCCAGCGCTGCAAGGAACCGCATCCGATGTTGCCAAGATGAACAAGGCATTCGCGAACTATTCATCTCAAAGGACCATCACCAAGAAGAACCTGAGTAAGGAACAGCTGGAGCGCTTCTTCAACATTGAATTGCGCGATCTGGTCCGGGTTAACAAGGTGAATACCGTGCTGGTCTGGTATAGCGGTCACGGAAGAACAGTTAGTGGCAAGGCATACTGGGTTCCTGTTGATGCAAAAAGGGATGATATCTATTCCTATTTCAACTACGGATCATTGAAACGATTGATGCAGAATTACAGTGAGACCGTAACGAATACCCTCGTTGTAAGTGATGCAGCTGGATCGGATCCGTCCTTCTACGAATTGACCAGATGA
- a CDS encoding signal peptidase I codes for MIPYLFLFAYFAVVLGCLWKLFVKAGKPAWAAFVPVYNIIVWLQISGKPWWWVFLFIVPGVNLLMFIIMNVNISIVLGERDFKDHVIMTFFPWVKIPQVVFSDKAYVGPVPVAQRKRGMLGQWGDAILFAVIVATVFRTYTFEAFTIPTPSMEKSLLVGDYLFVSKLSYGPRLPITPMTFPFTHHTMPLTVSTPSFVNWFSQPYRRLPGFGSPQRGDALVFNFPEGDTVVANFQNQSYYQLVRDNGRNKIHDPNFRLPNMVGDQQVQMPMGDILVRPIDKRENYIKRCVGIAGDSLEVRDGYVYIDGVKEKFYDQAQFGYDAELKANINDRGEKMLKEQYNVSMGDLSGTPTRGVINIALTKEQVPLMEGNAFFGPLTRQNHPKGYTGSGHVLPYFPNDPQYDWSEDNFGPIYIPKQGATVQLDLKVLPLYKRIIDLYEGNDLEVKDGTIFINGLAATSYTFKQDYFWLMGDNRHRSQDARFWGYVPHDHVVGKAVLVWFTKDPYTGIRWKRLFTLVK; via the coding sequence ATGATCCCATACCTATTCCTGTTCGCGTATTTCGCTGTTGTTCTCGGTTGCCTTTGGAAGCTTTTTGTAAAAGCCGGTAAACCCGCATGGGCGGCATTCGTGCCTGTTTACAATATCATCGTGTGGCTGCAGATCAGTGGCAAACCATGGTGGTGGGTCTTCTTGTTCATTGTGCCTGGAGTGAATTTACTGATGTTCATCATCATGAACGTGAACATCTCCATCGTTCTCGGTGAGCGTGACTTCAAGGACCATGTGATCATGACCTTCTTTCCTTGGGTGAAGATCCCACAGGTCGTTTTCAGTGATAAAGCATATGTAGGTCCTGTCCCAGTGGCGCAACGGAAACGCGGTATGTTGGGCCAATGGGGTGATGCCATTCTGTTCGCCGTGATCGTTGCGACCGTATTCCGCACGTACACCTTCGAAGCCTTCACCATCCCTACTCCTTCGATGGAGAAAAGCTTGTTGGTGGGCGATTATTTGTTCGTGAGCAAATTGAGCTATGGTCCGCGGTTGCCCATTACCCCGATGACGTTCCCGTTCACGCATCACACGATGCCGCTAACAGTAAGCACACCTTCTTTCGTCAACTGGTTCAGTCAACCGTATCGCCGCTTGCCGGGTTTCGGCTCTCCTCAGCGTGGCGATGCACTGGTATTCAATTTCCCTGAAGGAGACACCGTGGTGGCAAACTTCCAGAACCAGAGTTACTATCAATTGGTACGCGATAATGGGCGTAACAAGATCCATGATCCTAACTTCCGCTTGCCCAATATGGTCGGCGATCAACAAGTGCAAATGCCAATGGGCGATATTCTTGTGCGACCGATCGATAAGCGCGAGAATTACATCAAGCGCTGTGTTGGTATAGCCGGCGATTCGCTGGAGGTTCGCGATGGATATGTGTACATCGACGGAGTCAAAGAGAAATTCTACGATCAAGCACAATTCGGATATGACGCGGAACTGAAAGCAAACATCAATGATCGCGGTGAAAAGATGTTGAAGGAGCAATACAACGTTTCCATGGGCGATCTTTCTGGCACTCCAACGCGGGGCGTGATCAATATCGCACTCACCAAAGAGCAAGTGCCCTTGATGGAAGGGAACGCCTTCTTCGGACCGCTTACACGGCAGAACCACCCTAAAGGCTATACTGGATCCGGTCATGTACTCCCCTATTTCCCGAATGATCCCCAATACGATTGGAGCGAGGATAATTTCGGACCGATCTACATTCCCAAGCAAGGCGCTACGGTGCAATTGGATCTGAAAGTGCTACCGCTGTACAAGCGGATCATTGATCTCTACGAGGGCAATGACCTTGAAGTGAAGGATGGTACCATCTTTATAAATGGCCTTGCTGCCACCAGTTACACGTTCAAGCAAGATTATTTCTGGCTTATGGGTGATAACCGCCACCGTTCACAGGATGCTCGTTTCTGGGGCTACGTGCCGCATGACCATGTGGTAGGTAAGGCAGTGCTGGTGTGGTTCACGAAGGATCCGTACACAGGTATTCGTTGGAAACGCTTGTTCACCTTGGTGAAATAG
- a CDS encoding enoyl-ACP reductase translates to MAHGLLKGKRGIISGALNEQSIAWKVAELAHAEGAEIVLTNAPVAMRMGEINQLASEINASIIPADATSDADLEKLFADSQEKLGGPMDFVLHSIGMSPNVRKGRSYDDLNYDWYKQTLDVSALSLHRMLQAANKGNALAEGASVVALTYIAAQRVFPNYGDMADAKALLESIARSWGYRLGVSKKVRVNTISQSPTMTTAGSGIKGFDGFFGFADEMSPLGNAPAEDCANYCITLFSDLTRYVTMQNLYHDGGFSSTGVSVGAMEKFMK, encoded by the coding sequence ATGGCACACGGACTTTTAAAGGGAAAACGCGGCATCATTTCTGGTGCATTGAATGAGCAAAGCATTGCATGGAAAGTTGCCGAATTGGCGCATGCGGAAGGCGCGGAGATAGTCTTAACGAATGCGCCTGTGGCAATGCGCATGGGCGAGATCAACCAGTTGGCTTCAGAGATAAATGCGTCGATCATCCCTGCGGATGCCACCAGTGATGCGGATCTTGAAAAGCTCTTTGCGGATTCACAGGAGAAACTTGGTGGCCCAATGGACTTTGTGCTACATAGCATTGGCATGAGTCCGAATGTCCGAAAAGGCCGCTCGTATGATGACCTGAACTACGATTGGTATAAACAAACCTTGGACGTAAGTGCACTGAGCCTGCATCGCATGTTGCAAGCTGCGAACAAAGGGAATGCACTTGCCGAGGGAGCTTCCGTGGTTGCGCTGACCTATATAGCCGCCCAGCGCGTATTCCCGAATTATGGGGACATGGCCGATGCAAAAGCACTGTTGGAAAGCATAGCGCGCAGTTGGGGATACAGATTAGGGGTTTCAAAGAAGGTCCGCGTGAATACAATTAGTCAAAGCCCCACAATGACCACTGCGGGTTCAGGTATCAAAGGGTTCGATGGGTTCTTTGGCTTTGCTGATGAAATGAGTCCGTTAGGCAATGCACCCGCAGAAGATTGTGCGAACTATTGCATCACACTGTTCAGCGACTTAACGAGGTACGTGACAATGCAGAACCTTTATCATGATGGCGGATTCAGTAGCACAGGGGTTTCCGTTGGTGCAATGGAGAAGTTCATGAAGTAG